Proteins from one Porites lutea chromosome 3, jaPorLute2.1, whole genome shotgun sequence genomic window:
- the LOC140929920 gene encoding uncharacterized protein — MGWVFILLVVFVAVGIYVWTSKIDVKKFAEFAGKTGITTISANSLPRKEESSLIFSSERELGPETTVKNDELSTNTINGQIDIREDAVHNSHENSDKISDASKVIKTDSLINQLSHDKEGIEEASSHSVLQDTLVKIAVSNTENANDVYDGSSDSELIIKDDQKDVFAKLFTEDYLDLGEFPSETSCPFLGLRKARILDITSRENVSCSPHQANENDCARAAKDYQIHKKPLQCADELQKEICTIKETWRTSPESELKIQCNISPCKGNPVTATGIHPLEGRVDKEKEEHRFTTSKALENYLAHFVIVNTLRSFSFCFLSCKTSGKKNISQILTFPPILETENSEFLPSEKSESPINLNIVVLDSVSRAHFYRSLPKTVETLRHIVYNESVNATALDFELLQSTAPYTFHNIRAFMSGKSNFNYIEHSNGTYQINTLYQKLKDQGYYTLLQEDSCWFDEWGSLFTNNIFQNKTPSSVDEFELRWNRFQEDTSNYYVDDYGLTHTSCEVFKQYNITNQFNQPRKICFGGKVFSEHFLDYSLSVFQGHIDSGKRQPIFSYTHLNSGHEVTGTRIRQIDDALSGYLYSIAHEEDTMTIVFSDHGPKTTKFSFQTMEGRAEVYDSLLFVIVPQKIANVLGMTRMRAMMTNQRRLITTLDLHHAIMSIGDLGRSTSGSYLQQGIFSEIPANRTCADLTIKPSAVCKCEGWDQRFEDNDPQFTFLAEFALGFLNNNIQENFRKMPDRSGGFGRCQRLVGHSFEKIRRRKVGESYLLTMDLVVLPNNEIFEVQITHPVEKSFRKRNKLPKITNARRVSIYRRFKKCVDDGVNIEYCVCDSHNYGRKLSSKNHWRWFEIKSGSDVLETVFQANSFGAKSEVKDLHESCLLLVTRKRENLGVAFEIANACDKTRYKVRLTGKGKGKNIVTRKLPISIEVQPRTVHFIMSVHYIKRPFGFYLKTSFVGYPV, encoded by the exons ATGGGCTGG GTATTCATTCTCCTAGTTGTGTTTGTAGCAGTTGGTATTTACGTGTGGACCAGCAAAATAGACGTGAAAAAATTCGCAGAGTTTGCAGGAAAGACTGGCATAACGACAATATCAG CAAATAGCTTACCAAGAAAAGAAGAATCCTCACTAATATTTTCTTCTGAAAGAGAACTTGGGCCTGAAACCACAGTAAAAAATGATGAACTAAGTACCAATACGATAAATGGACAGATTGATATAAGAGAGGACGCCGTTCACAATTCacatgaaaacagtgacaaaataAGTGACGCATCTAAAGTGATAAAGACTGATAGCCTGATAAATCAATTGAGCCACGACAAGGAAGGAATAGAAGAAGCATCGAGTCATTCAGTCCTCCAGGACACATTAGTGAAAATTGCTGTGTCTAACACAGAGAATGCCAATGATGTTTACGATGGTTCTAGCGACTCGGAGTTGATCATTAAAGACGATCAGAAAGATGTGTTTGCGAAATTGTTCACAGAAGATTATTTAGATCTGGGTGAATTTCCTTCAGAGACATCTTGCCCTTTCTTGGGACTAAGAAAAGCCAGGATCCTTGACATTACAAGCAGAGAAAATGTATCTTGCTCTCCCCATCAAGCCAATGAAAACGATTGCGCACGAGCCGCTAAAGACTACCAGATTCACAAGAAACCTCTTCAGTGCGCTGACGAGCTGCAAAAGGAAATTTGCACAATCAAGGAAACCTGGCGAACAAGCCCCGAAAGTGAGCTCAAAATACAATGTAACATATCTCCTTGTAAGGGAAATCCCGTAACGGCAACAGGTATTCACCCTTTAGAGGGTAGAGTGGATAAAGAAAAAGAGGAGCACAGATTTACTACCTCCAAGGCCCTTGAAAACTATCTAGCGCACTTCGTAATTGTAAATACCCTACGGAGTTTCAgcttttgctttttaagctgCAAAACAAGCGGCAAGAAGAACATTTCGCAGATACTTACATTTCCTCCAATATTAGAAACAGAGAATTCCGAGTTTCTCCCCAGTGAAAAAAGCGAAAGTCCTATCAACTTAAATATCGTGGTTTTGGATTCCGTGTCCAGAGCACACTTTTATCGCTCTCTCCCAAAAACTGTCGAGACACTTCGCCATATTGTTTACAACGAATCAGTAAATGCAACAGCCTTAGACTTCGAGTTACTGCAGAGCACTGCACCGTACACCTTTCATAACATCCGAGCTTTTATGTCCGGCAAGAGTAACTTCAATTACATCGAACATTCAAACGGAACATACCAAATTAACACCCTGTACCAGAAGCTTAAGGACCAAGGCTACTATACTCTTCTACAAGAGGACAGTTGTTGGTTTGACGAATGGGGTTCTCTGTTTACAAATAATATATTTCAGAATAAGACACCAAGCAGTGTAGATGAGTTTGAACTAAGGTGGAATCGCTTTCAGGAAGACACAAGCAATTATTACGTTGACGATTACGGCTTGACGCATACATCATGCGAAGTCTTCAAACAATACAATATCACCAACCAATTTAATCAGCCTCGTAAAATTTGTTTTGGAGGAAAAGTTTTCTCGGAGCACTTCCTTGACTATTCTTTAAGTGTTTTTCAAGGACATATCGATTCTGGGAAAAGACAACCAATTTTTTCCTACACTCATCTAAATTCCGGGCACGAGGTTACTGGAACACGAATACGACAAATCGACGACGCATTGTCCGGGTATTTGTACTCGATTGCTCACGAAGAGGATACTATGACAATCGTTTTTTCCGATCACGGCCCGAAGACAACCAAGTTTTCGTTTCAGACAATGGAGGGGCGAGCAGAGGTTTATGACTCGTTGCTCTTCGTAATTGTCCCACAGAAAATCGCAAACGTTCTTGGAATGACACGCATGCGTGCAATGATGACAAACCAACGACGCCTGATCACTACTTTAGATCTCCATCACGCGATTATGTCTATCGGAGACCTGGGAAGATCCACCTCAGGTTCCTATCTACAGCAAGGTATCTTTTCAGAAATACCTGCAAATCGCACATGCGCAGATTTAACCATCAAACCATCGGCCGTTTGCAAGTGCGAGGGCTGGGACCAAAGGTTTGAAGATAATGATCCTCAATTTACTTTTCTCGCTGAATTTGCTTTAGGTTTTCTTAATAACAACATTCAGGAGAACTTTAGAAAAATGCCTGATAGAAGCGGCGGATTTGGGCGATGCCAAAGACTTGTTGGTCATAGTTTTGAGAAAATCCGAAGGAGAAAAGTCGGGGAAAGCTACTTACTAACGATGGATCTAGTTGTTCTCCCAAACAACGAGATATTCGAAGTACAAATTACTCACCCTGTTGAAAAGTCCTTCCGAAAGCGTAATAAACTCCCAAAGATAACAAATGCCCGGAGGGTAAGCATTTATCGCAGGTTCAAGAAATGTGTCGATGATGGCGTGAATATAGAATATTGCGTCTGTGATTCACACAACTATGGAAGAAAACTTAGCAGTAAAAATCACTGGAGGTGGTTTGAAATCAAAAGTGGATCAGATGTTTTGGAGACCGTGTTCCAAGCAAACAGTTTTGGCGCAAAATCAGAGGTTAAAGATTTACATGAATCTTGTCTGTTGCTTGTGACGCGAAAGCGAGAAAATCTGGGGGTTGCATTCGAAATTGCGAACGCTTGCGACAAGACAAGATACAAAGTAAGATTAACagggaagggaaaaggaaaaaatatcgTCACTAGAAAACTTCCCATCTCAATTGAAGTGCAACCAAGAACAGTTCATTTCATTATGAGTGTTCATTACATAAAACGTCCTTTtggattttatttaaaaacgtcGTTTGTAGGTTATCCCGTTTAA
- the LOC140930586 gene encoding alditol oxidase-like, with protein MNLLFLDLYAAERKAEARTFFNRVITPFLDQSENGRILESVFVHMIKDEEKKGQVLPARRLLTPVSSKEDVIDAVLKAKREKKVLRVAGSEHSVRDAIFPEDGVTLLLTGDLRKVEILKVRREPFKKWLYCRIGAGCYLGKDPLDPHSDLKNSACYQVAVQGFGFPELGGIIQQSIGGFIMTGSAGGSLKHGFADVIQEIEFVDGNGQVQIAKPGTDLWSAVGVSMGLFGIITHVTFRLPEMKLIEGKESDHPFDESLIGPNEEGKSKLKESLESHEYMRVNWFPQKEVQRVQQWVGKQTSKGDIIPYNSILSNILAAGMAAIALAICNFLLEKPDPTAIDYDIIGAILRVFVPLGKPKPFRDIWFETLPMDNEAHTDSIIKVDFTEIWMPLDQCQTVMDKLAKLFENQKAAGNFATEIYSAKESPFWLSMSYNQKMVRVDPYWWAYNKGNKREYFSYFWDVLLDIPGTRLHWGKYLPLPGQKCGNTTFNLAHLKSVYPKMDDWLKLREEMDPDQVFVSDYWRGILEIPAKSE; from the coding sequence ATGaaccttttgtttttagatCTTTACGCAGCTGAAAGAAAGGCTGAAGCGAGAACATTTTTCAACCGCGTCATCACACCTTTCCTTGACCAGTCAGAAAACGGGAGAATATTAGAGTCTGTATTCGTACATATGATTAAAGATGAGGAGAAGAAAGGTCAAGTATTACCAGCGAGACGGCTCCTTACACCGGTGTCTTCCAAAGAAGACGTCATCGACGCTGTCCTTAaagcaaaaagagaaaagaaagtgcTTCGTGTCGCTGGATCTGAGCATTCTGTACGCGATGCCATTTTCCCTGAGGATGGCGTTACACTGCTGCTCACGGGGGATTTACGAAAAGTAGAAATACTAAAAGTGAGAAGAGAACCTTTCAAGAAATGGCTGTACTGTCGCATTGGAGCAGGCTGTTACCTGGGCAAAGATCCTTTGGATCCTCACTCAGATCTAAAGAATTCAGCCTGCTATCAGGTAGCTGTGCAAGGTTTTGGCTTTCCAGAGCTAGGAGGCATCATACAACAATCAATCGGTGGCTTTATTATGACAGGTTCTGCAGGAGGAAGCTTAAAGCATGGCTTTGCTGATGTGATCCAAGAGATCGAGTTCGTGGACGGAAATGGTCAGGTGCAGATTGCAAAGCCTGGGACGGACCTTTGGTCTGCCGTTGGTGTTTCCATGGGACTCTTCGGCATCATAACCCACGTGACATTTCGCCTTCCTGAAATGAAGCTTATTGAAGGAAAAGAGTCAGATCATCCATTTGATGAGTCTCTGATTGGACCCAACGAAGAAGGGAAAAGTAAGCTCAAGGAGAGTCTAGAGAGTCACGAATACATGCGAGTTAACTGGTTCCCACAGAAGGAAGTGCAGCGAGTCCAGCAGTGGGTTGGAAAGCAAACTTCCAAAGGAGACATCATTCCTTACAATTCCATCTTGTCCAACATCCTTGCCGCTGGAATGGCCGCCATAGCCTTAGCAATCTGCAATTTCCTTCTTGAAAAGCCAGACCCAACAGCCATTGATTATGATATCATCGGTGCCATTTTGCGAGTATTCGTTCCCCTGGGCAAACCAAAGCCATTTCGTGACATCTGGTTTGAAACCTTGCCCATGGATAACGAGGCACACACGGATTCGATTATCAAAGTGGATTTCACAGAGATCTGGATGCCTCTTGACCAGTGTCAGACCGTCATGGACAAACTCGCCAAGCTCTTTGAGAATCAGAAAGCGGCTGGCAACTTTGCGACTGAGATTTACAGCGCCAAGGAGTCTCCATTCTGGCTGAGTATGTCATACAATCAGAAAATGGTGCGTGTTGATCCCTACTGGTGGGCTTACAACAAAGGCAACAAACGGGAATACTTCTCCTATTTCTGGGATGTTCTACTGGATATTCCTGGGACTCGTCTGCATTGGGGAAAGTACCTACCCCTTCCTGGGCAGAAATGTGGAAATACGACATTCAACTTGGCTCATCTTAAAAGTGTGTACCCTAAGATGGATGACTGGTTAAAGCTTCGCGAGGAAATGGATCCAGATCAGGTGTTTGTTTCTGACTACTGGCGTGGTATTCTCGAAATACCAGCTAAGAGCGAGTAG